The genomic region GCTGGTGGAGCAAGTCCAATCTGGGTCGACTGTGTTCCTGACTCAGAAGGAGAAGATGCGCTTTGTGCTCGAGTTGGCACGCAAGAATGTGGCGCAGGAGACCGGCGGTCCCTTTGCGGCTGCGGTGTTCTCGCTGGAATCCGGCGAGCTGGTTTCAGCTGGGGTGAATGTGGTGGTGGAGAGCAGGTGCTCCTCAGCACATGCGGAGGTGGTGGCTCTCTCGCTGGCCCAGAAGGCAGTAGATTCCCATGATTTGGGGGCAGCAGGTTTGCCCAGAATGGTGCTGGTCAGCAGTGCTGAACCCTGTGCGATGTGCATGGGAGCGATCCCGTGGTCCGGGGTGAAGCAAGTGATCTGCGGT from Rubritalea squalenifaciens DSM 18772 harbors:
- a CDS encoding nucleoside deaminase; the protein is MAEINFTVTLPEWLVEQVQSGSTVFLTQKEKMRFVLELARKNVAQETGGPFAAAVFSLESGELVSAGVNVVVESRCSSAHAEVVALSLAQKAVDSHDLGAAGLPRMVLVSSAEPCAMCMGAIPWSGVKQVICGARDEDVRSVGFDEGAKPLEWVEDFAERGIEVIRDVLREEATEVLWDYRERGGEIY